A genomic segment from Fundulus heteroclitus isolate FHET01 chromosome 6, MU-UCD_Fhet_4.1, whole genome shotgun sequence encodes:
- the LOC105932269 gene encoding transcription factor BTF3 homolog 4, with the protein MNQEKLAKLQAQVRIGGKGTARRKKKVVHKTATADDKKLQGSLKKLAVNNIAGIEEVNMIKDDGTVIHFNNPKVQASLSANTFAITGHAETKQLTEMLPGILSQLGADSLSSLRKLAEQFPRQSMELKAVKEENAEDEDDDVPDLVENFDEASKNEAN; encoded by the exons ATGAACCAAGAGAAGCTTGCCAAACTTCAAGCTCAGGTCCGGATAGGAGGAAAG GGGACGGCGCGCAGGAAGAAAAAGGTTGTTCACAAAACGGCAACAGCTGATGACAAAAAACTGCAGGGCTCGCTGAAGAAGCTGGCGGTGAACAACATCGCAGGGATAGAGGAG GTGAATATGATAAAAGACGACGGCACGGTGATCCACTTCAACAACCCCAAGGTCCAGGCGTCTCTGTCGGCCAACACCTTCGCCATCACGGGCCACGCCGAGACCAAGCAGCTGACGGAGATGCTGCCGGGCATCCTGAGCCAGCTGGGAGCCGACAGCCTCAGCAGCCTGCGCAAGCTGGCTGAGCAGTTCCCTCGGCAAT CAATGGAGCTGAAAGCTGTGAAAGAGGAAAATGCAGAGGACGAGGACGACGATGTACCAG ATCTGGTGGAGAACTTTGATGAAGCATCCAAAAACGAAGCGAACTGA